TGTTGCACTTTTTCGGCCACTATGGGAATTATGTGGGGAGCTTTTATCCCCGGGAACATTATAATTCCGGGTATGTGATCCTCCGCCAGGCCGAACACTACCTGGATCCCGGCCGCCGTCTCAACCTGGCACGGAAGTTCGTGGAGGGTGCGCTGGCCAACATCCTGCAGGTGCTGCGCTACTACCAGAACAGGGGGAAGGATCTGGCTCCTTACATCGAACCCATTGCCTGCCTGGCCGGGGACAGATTGTCCCTCTGCGGCAATATTGAAGAGCTCATGGCCATTGAAGGCAACGCCCGGGCCTATTATTACGACAGTTTTAACATTATTCTGGAAGGGGCTCCGTTTGTCATCAAAGGGCGCAGCAAACGGCCCCCTGCAGATCCCCTCAATGCGCTTATCAGTTTCGGCAATTCGCTGATTTATACCAAGGTTCTCACCGAAATCTACAAGACTCACCTGGACCCGCGCATCGGCTATCTGCACGCCACGAACTTCCGCCGTTTTACCTTGAACCTGGATGTGGCGGAAATCTTCAAGCCCATTTTTGCCGACCGCGTGCTTTTTACCCTGGTGGGCAAAAAGATGATCGGATCGGGTGATTTTAAACGCCACGGTGCGGCTGTCCTGCTCAAGGAGTCGGGCCGCCGCCTTTACGTGAAAGAATTGGAGGATAAGCTTCAGACCACCTTCTATCACCGGCGCCTCAAGCGCAATGTCAGTTACCAGACCCTGATACGGCTGGAATTGTACAAGCTGGAGAAACACCTGATCGGGGAGGAAACCTATGAGCCCTTCGTAAGCCGCTGGTAATGAGGTGTTCTTCTTAATATCACCGGGGAGTTGCTATCTCCTTGGTAGTCCCTGGTCCGTGATCTCTTCAACGGACACGAACACGTACTTTTCAGGAGCTGCTATCTCTTTAGCAGGTCCTGGCCCGGGAGGTGTCGGAATGTACGTCATCCTTGTATACGATGTAAATGTTGCCCGTGTGGGCAAGGTGCTGAAAATTGCGCGGAAATACCTGAACTGGGTTCAGAACTCGGTCCTGGAGGGCGAGCTGACCGAAGCAACCTTTCGTGCGTTGAAGGCCGACATGGAGCGAATTATCGATCCGGAAGAGGATTCGCTCCTCTTTTATGTCCTGGGAAACCAGAAATATGCTAAAAGAGAGCTGATGGGGATAAAGAAAGGTGGGGAGGAGTGGATCTTTTAGCAGGATTTTTGTCGTCGATGTCCAATAATGCAAAAAGGACCGGGGAACGACGACAACCTGCCGAAGAGCGGAAATCGGCGCGCGGCGCGGCGTAGACGGTTTTCGGCCCAGCCGGGTGTAAGCATAAAGTAGTGGGCGGTGCGAAGGATAACTCTTAATTTATGCGCCATGAACGGTTTCCAGCCTACCTATGAGGGATTGAAACTATTATATTGCGTTTCTGTTGCCTTGTCAAGTAAAAGTTTCCAGCCTACCTATGAGGGATTGAAACATTCTGTTTTCATTATTACTCCTCCTTTTTAACTTAAGTTTCCAGCCTACCTATGAGGGATTGAAACCAACATTATTGCGGCAGGAGTAGGAATAACATTAACAGTTTCCAGCCTACCTATGAGGGATTGAAACATTTACCCCTTGACATCATAAATGAAAAATAATAAGAGTTTCCAGCCTACCTATGAGGGATTGAAACCGACTTTAGTAGATGCTGCAAACATTTTGCTGTATGGTTTCCAGCCTACCTATGAGGGATTGAAACGTATAAACCCACGAACGTACTTCCCTTTAGTAACATGTTTCCAGCCTACCTATGAGGGATTGAAACGCCGAGATGCCTTTTTCGTTTCTTAATTCCCTTAGTCGTTTCCAGCCTACCTATGAGGGATTGAAACAGGAGGTGGCGAAATGAGAAAATACGTAACCATCACCGAGTTTCCAGCCTACCTATGAGGGATTGAAACAGGATCGCCCCGCCGGTGGGCGTGGCGGGCAACAAAGTTTCCAGCCTACCTATGAGGGATTGAAACCCATTTTCCCCTCTCCTTCCTCCCCGGCCCCTTGGCGGGTTTCCAGCCTACCTA
The sequence above is a segment of the Desulfofundulus luciae genome. Coding sequences within it:
- the cas2 gene encoding CRISPR-associated endonuclease Cas2; protein product: MYVILVYDVNVARVGKVLKIARKYLNWVQNSVLEGELTEATFRALKADMERIIDPEEDSLLFYVLGNQKYAKRELMGIKKGGEEWIF
- the cas1b gene encoding type I-B CRISPR-associated endonuclease Cas1b, which gives rise to MQKTLYLFASGRLRRKDNTICVESEEGTKYFPVTSLRDIVVFGEVDLNKKLLEFMQENEVVLHFFGHYGNYVGSFYPREHYNSGYVILRQAEHYLDPGRRLNLARKFVEGALANILQVLRYYQNRGKDLAPYIEPIACLAGDRLSLCGNIEELMAIEGNARAYYYDSFNIILEGAPFVIKGRSKRPPADPLNALISFGNSLIYTKVLTEIYKTHLDPRIGYLHATNFRRFTLNLDVAEIFKPIFADRVLFTLVGKKMIGSGDFKRHGAAVLLKESGRRLYVKELEDKLQTTFYHRRLKRNVSYQTLIRLELYKLEKHLIGEETYEPFVSRW